CTGGAGTCCATAGCTGTGGGAGCCACTGGAGATGGGGTGGCACTCATCCAGAGCACAGACTGGTTAGCACAGGGAGCCCCTATAACGTTGGCAGCTGTTCCCTGCACCCATTTAAGCAAATAAGGGATGTTTTGTTTATCGCTGCAGGACCATGGGTTGTTATATAGTGTTACTACTTGCAGCTGAAACAGCTGGTCAAAAGCTTTGTCGGGAATGTATGTGAACTTGTTGTTGTGCAGGTAGAGGCTTGTAAGGTGTTGTAGTCTCACCAGTGTTCCTGGAAGTATCTGGGACAAGAAATTATTGGATAGATCCACCGTCTCTATGTTATAGGGCATATTGGTTGGAACTGTCCAAAGCTTGTTGCTGCTGAGGTTGAGAAACTTCAGACTGCTCAGTGTGTTATTGATCAGAACAGCTCTTTCCACCATATTCCTGGAAACATCGAGCACTTTAAGATTCCACTGGTAAGCTGTATCAAGTTTCTGAAGAACTTTAATGTTGTTGTTTATGGCGTATAATTCCCATAAGGACTTGGGCAGGTGAGCAGGAACATTCTTGAGCCAATTATTTGAAATATCAAGGGTCCTCAGATTGGTGAATTTCGTTAACTGGTGATCAAGATCTACAAACTGGTTAAAGGACAGATTTAAATATGTAATGTTGTCTTGAAGTCCATGTGGCAGTACAGTTAAGTTTCTGCCTGAACAGTCCACATTCCTGTCGTTTCCTGAGCATGTACAGTTAGGAGGACAGATACCCAGAACAGTGGgtatgaaaaacagaaggaCCAGCAGACAGGTAGATGTATTCAATATCTGGTATTCCATTTttgcctgaaaataaatacaccaAAACGACACCCTTTAAATCcatgtaatatattttatttctctataaGGGTTGTCTTTGCAATGACTGTTTGCAGgagaaattaagtaaaaatatcAATAAACCCCTTTGTGGCATGGTCCTTTTTAGAATTGTTCAAGAGAGACTTTACAAAGCATCCCTTCATCGACTGTCATGTTGTCTGGCAGAATGAGACTTGTTTTTTcatctccctttccccctcaAGCTCAAATGAGGGCTTTCTTCCGAAAATGCAAGTCTCTTCCAAATGTTATACAATGTCTGCTTCTTGTTTTTAGTGATTTCAAGCCTATATTATGTTTGGAATAATGTGTTCTTTTATACAGGATGAAAAAATGGCTGTCAACTGGATCTGCTTTACAAATCTCTGCAGTAATGTAGCAGTCCCCCCCATACATGCATGCTATTTGCTTAAGTAGAATTGGttaaaaaacatcttaaatTGATAGGAATTTAGTTTGAAACATAAATTCCACATTCATGCTAGCATCTACgttattatttttccatcttataGTGTTAATTACATTCTCAGAGCTGGTAACACATGTTTGGAAGCTGAATTAATGTTAGTAAGAAATCTCTGACACTGCAGCAAATTTCTGGTGCAAGCATCTGTCATCAActaataattttgttcttatttctgtcTCTAAATTTGTAGTCTGTTTTtgtggttaaaaacaaaaaacacaaacttACCTTAATCTCTTCTGCAATATCAGCACATCATTTCTGTGAAAGATTTAAGCTTAGAGGTCGTCCTGTTCTAGAGAGTAGCTACAGTTGCTGTCTGTGGATTGTGCTTGCCTCTTCAGCTGCATCGTATTGCTGCTAGCTGGGGCTCTGCAACCACCTGATCTGCACTACATTGGAGGACTGCAGAGCTGTCGTTGGTGCTGACTCAAATTTATTGCAAAGCGAGCATATTCAATAAAATTGTTGGTTTTTATAATTTGAGTTAGTTAACAACTTCATCTCTGTATTTTATGCTCTGTCAGTGCCTCAAAACATCTAAGATTGTCTACGTAAACAGTACTGAGTGAAATTCCTGTAGGCTGTTTTAGCCTGAGCTATGATTCCATTTGAATGTTCCTATTTAAAAAGTCTGTTGTGTTCCTTTTTTATCTTCAACTAACTTCTCCTGTAATACAGGTTAATGTTAATTTAGGCTTCCAATCTTAAGCTTTATTAAGCTACACTGCCAGAATAGCCTTTCATATTTTTGAATTGCTCAGTTTTCTACTCCTCAGATCAGGCTATCACTATATTGTCAGGTGTAATATAGCTCAGCTTGCAGggttttacagttttctgtagGAAATCTTTATCTGAATTTCTTAAAACAATATGGTAAGAGTGGATATAGTTTATAATACTGTCAATTTTAATGTAGCATATGCAACAAGCCTTAAAACAATCTTTGTGTAATTGGAATGCTATTCTTCAGGCATACACAGTCATATTGCTCATataaacagtaagaaaaaattgtaaaaatctCTTCGTGCGTCCATTGTATGCACAGCAGCCTAGAATTGCATTTGCATAATGCAtgactttaatttttaatggtaatttaaagaattttaagttTATTGTGCAAACACATGCTCTCTGCAACATCCAGAAACATATTCCCTCCCCAGGCAAACTCAAAACTACAAACTCTTTGACGTTTTCCGGAGATGCCATGGAAAGCTAGCTTCAGCATCTAGCAGCTTCTTTCTAGAAATCCAAACCTTCAgtactggtttaaaaaaaaaaagttaatttaccTCTGAGACCACCCTCCTACTTCCCACCAAGAAGTTAGCTTACCAAGGTGCATGGTTCTAGACAGGACAGAAAGTTTTGCTTGTACTCTGGGTCCAGAAAGGAATATGTAAAACACTTAGGCACCTTGACTTAAAAGGAATGTAGCATCcattaatttaatgtttttaagtttatattaataatattgAGTGCATTCTGAAACTACTGCTTCAGAGGTAGAAATTAGTGAATGCAGGCAACTAATTCTGTCAGTCATTTGCAAGGGTGTTCTACAAACTGTTCTATCCATAAAAATCCAAAGTATCTAGGtaaaagaaagcctttttgTACTTGTTCTTCAAGTGTTTGGAGCCATTTCAGCTTTTTAGTGACCACTCTGTTAACCATTTACTCGCACTGTTCTCTGCTTTACCAGACAAAAGTGAGCGGAGATTTTACACCAGTAAACTTATTGGCAATATTTGATCTAAAGGAAGTCTCACTGCTCTTAGTAAAGGACAACTGACAGCTATTGGGAGGATTTGTTTGATACCTGTAATCTGTTGTTGCCCAGTCCTGTGCAGAAAATGGGCTTTTGTATAAATGACGATAGTCTGCATGTCGAGGCATTTAGATTTGGTTTAGAATTCAAGCTTTGTATCTAAGCAAATATTCAGTTGTGCTTTAAGTGACCAAAACATCTTTGAATTAGGaagctttattaaaattaacttGAATTCATTGCATTCACTTACACAGCCTAGTAGAACAAACAATTTTTAGTAGCCCTGAGAACATCTACAGCTGTACTGTTTCTTGAAAGCTCCATGTCCATGTGTTACGTGTAGGTATATACTGGCACATGAAGGTGTGGATACTGTTTTCTGTGGTCTCCAAAATCTGGAGTTGCTAGTTACAGATAACTAGTGGGCTCAATCCATACTGTATTTTGCAATTATTTGCTTCAGGCGGAAGCAGGTTGTTCCCTTTTGTGAAAGCTGAAGTCAAGTGAAGAAATGCTGGGGAAGTGCCTGCACTGTGGTCTCACAGTTCTGGTCTGCAtcagcttctccttttttttttttcagttacttgaATACTTCATTTAAGAAATATGTGAAGTATGCTGGAAATCAATCTTGGCAGCCTACAAAGGGTGTTctggctgtggcagctggggcAGTGGCTCCTGAATCTCTTGAGTGAGTAACTCAGGTGGAGGCGGCAATTGTTCCTCTGCTTCTGAGTGAAATTCCTGGTACTTGCTGGGGTCTGAACTGTGACCCTCAGTTGGTTCCCTGAGCCAGTCAGGCGGAGGTGGCAGATCTAGGCATTCGGATAAGGCCGCTGCGGGAGGATAGGAGCTGCGTGCACAGCTTGCTGCTTCTGAGGTGGGCGCTGGAGATGCATCCTTGTTGGAAACTGAAAcggtggctgcagagcagtcTTCGGCCGGTGGAGACAACTGGCGGTTTTCATTGATGGTAGTGGGTTGGGGTGGTTTCTCCGATGCAGTGGGATGGTCATGGAAGTTTGTGTCTTGTTTCAATTTCCAAGGcaacataaataaaactgatgaaCGTTTGGTACCCTGGTCAGAGTCCGTAAAGACATCTGGTGTGTCTCCATCTGCAAATGGAGACCGACCTGCCCAATTTGAATCAACTACAACTGGCCTCTT
The Falco rusticolus isolate bFalRus1 chromosome 1, bFalRus1.pri, whole genome shotgun sequence genome window above contains:
- the OMG gene encoding oligodendrocyte-myelin glycoprotein; its protein translation is MEYQILNTSTCLLVLLFFIPTVLGICPPNCTCSGNDRNVDCSGRNLTVLPHGLQDNITYLNLSFNQFVDLDHQLTKFTNLRTLDISNNWLKNVPAHLPKSLWELYAINNNIKVLQKLDTAYQWNLKVLDVSRNMVERAVLINNTLSSLKFLNLSSNKLWTVPTNMPYNIETVDLSNNFLSQILPGTLVRLQHLTSLYLHNNKFTYIPDKAFDQLFQLQVVTLYNNPWSCSDKQNIPYLLKWVQGTAANVIGAPCANQSVLWMSATPSPVAPTAMDSSLMIKGMKAADKAAPPVATDPTTMTKMHKQFKAKEVTTLATLSQTLLFTSTDRPLLLYPEDLTTRKVSSQEAAATHTIYIKDSTELNSSLTRSTGPATTPMTLSITSGMPTNYSKMPQSTTATLRKEESTTNTLNTHVPSEASTCEMYLFYVVMLNAVAVFIG
- the EVI2A gene encoding protein EVI2A isoform X1, whose translation is MANNKVILVLVYGGIWKSLSTATSQNTSMNKQNAYTSIRSPAEDKAPLYQLQATGPSLHKSGKALTVTTSPQFPKAHAEPSNGSWIAALIIGIILISMIMAIIIILLWKCCKRPVVVDSNWAGRSPFADGDTPDVFTDSDQGTKRSSVLFMLPWKLKQDTNFHDHPTASEKPPQPTTINENRQLSPPAEDCSAATVSVSNKDASPAPTSEAASCARSSYPPAAALSECLDLPPPPDWLREPTEGHSSDPSKYQEFHSEAEEQLPPPPELLTQEIQEPLPQLPQPEHPL